A genomic window from Nitrospirota bacterium includes:
- the ribD gene encoding bifunctional diaminohydroxyphosphoribosylaminopyrimidine deaminase/5-amino-6-(5-phosphoribosylamino)uracil reductase RibD: protein MDDGFFIKRTIRLAEKARGMTSPNPMVGAVIVKYGEILAEDFHRKPGTPHAEALVIRKAGDRARGSVLYVNLEPCCHTGKRTPPCTKSIIDAGIAKVVAGMRDPNPKVSGMGFLELQQAGVEVVSGVLEDKAKRLNEAYIKFITTGIPFVTLKIAMTLDGKIATPEGQSKWITGEKARKAVHRLRSSADAVITAIGTVKADDPRLTARIRGGKNPLRIVIDPQLEIPAGARILTTPPGTVIVTQANDSRTDSLEKKGIQILNYEGKLDLNWLIRKLGEMHFTSVLIEGGSSLNAHALEDRIVDKVIFFIAPKIIGGKESFPAVGGKSFQTLEEAFRITVTVMKRLGEDFLIEGYLR, encoded by the coding sequence ATGGATGACGGGTTTTTTATAAAACGCACCATCAGACTTGCGGAGAAGGCACGAGGTATGACGAGTCCGAACCCTATGGTCGGTGCGGTTATCGTAAAATACGGTGAAATACTCGCAGAAGATTTCCACAGAAAACCGGGCACACCCCACGCTGAGGCACTCGTAATACGAAAAGCCGGAGATAGGGCAAGGGGCTCGGTTCTTTACGTCAACCTCGAACCCTGCTGCCATACCGGGAAAAGAACCCCTCCCTGTACAAAATCGATTATCGATGCCGGAATTGCAAAAGTAGTCGCAGGCATGAGGGATCCCAACCCGAAGGTTTCCGGCATGGGCTTTCTCGAACTCCAGCAGGCCGGGGTTGAGGTCGTATCAGGCGTGCTTGAGGACAAGGCAAAAAGACTGAATGAGGCGTATATAAAATTCATTACCACAGGAATACCCTTTGTGACGCTGAAAATAGCCATGACTCTTGATGGAAAAATCGCCACCCCGGAAGGACAGTCGAAATGGATAACCGGCGAAAAGGCACGAAAGGCAGTGCATCGCCTGAGGAGCAGCGCAGATGCGGTAATTACCGCGATAGGGACGGTAAAGGCGGATGATCCCCGGCTTACGGCGAGGATCAGGGGAGGGAAAAATCCTCTCCGGATTGTTATTGATCCCCAACTCGAGATTCCCGCTGGCGCAAGAATACTCACTACGCCGCCCGGGACGGTCATTGTCACACAGGCAAATGATTCACGGACGGACTCTCTTGAAAAAAAGGGCATACAAATCCTCAATTATGAGGGAAAACTGGACCTGAACTGGCTGATACGGAAGCTCGGCGAAATGCACTTCACTTCAGTGCTCATTGAGGGCGGCTCGTCATTGAATGCACATGCTCTGGAGGACCGGATTGTTGACAAGGTGATCTTTTTCATTGCCCCGAAAATTATCGGCGGGAAGGAGTCCTTTCCCGCGGTAGGCGGAAAATCCTTTCAGACACTTGAAGAGGCTTTCAGGATAACCGTCACTGTAATGAAACGCCTCGGGGAGGATTTCCTGATCGAAGGATATCTTCGGTAG
- a CDS encoding DUF948 domain-containing protein, whose product MDQIWLIILAVAVAVTAGYVISLIIELKKTIRTLNELMKTTEESLKPTLAELQETLKSLRNVTDDINEVTTDVKTLSGSVRDVGLNIRHVSEMIDEVTTSTAIRASGLKAGIKTGLMVLLSNIFSKKGGE is encoded by the coding sequence ATGGATCAGATCTGGCTCATAATCCTTGCAGTTGCGGTTGCAGTAACAGCCGGGTATGTCATCTCGCTGATTATTGAACTCAAGAAGACTATCCGTACGCTGAATGAACTTATGAAGACGACGGAGGAATCGCTGAAACCCACACTTGCCGAACTCCAGGAAACCCTTAAAAGCCTCAGGAACGTTACGGATGATATTAATGAAGTGACGACCGACGTAAAGACATTGTCCGGATCGGTGAGGGATGTCGGCCTGAATATCCGGCATGTCAGCGAGATGATTGATGAAGTCACGACATCGACCGCGATTAGGGCATCAGGGTTGAAGGCCGGGATCAAAACGGGATTAATGGTTTTATTGAGCAATATTTTTTCAAAAAAGGGAGGAGAATAA
- a CDS encoding YtxH domain-containing protein, whose amino-acid sequence MREEGGYSMGSVFMSFLLGGLVGAGFALLLAPQSGRETRQKIRELTDDVKEKAVEYAGDVKERITSGIDKSKDVYEDKKSMISSAIDAGKAAYEHEKERLSKEPNA is encoded by the coding sequence ATGAGAGAAGAAGGCGGATACAGCATGGGAAGCGTGTTCATGTCGTTTTTACTCGGTGGTCTGGTGGGTGCGGGTTTTGCCTTGCTCTTAGCCCCCCAGTCAGGACGTGAAACAAGGCAGAAGATCAGAGAGCTTACCGATGACGTGAAGGAAAAGGCGGTTGAATATGCCGGTGACGTGAAAGAGAGAATAACGAGCGGTATCGATAAAAGCAAGGACGTATATGAGGACAAGAAGAGCATGATCTCGAGCGCCATCGATGCAGGCAAAGCAGCGTATGAACATGAGAAAGAGAGGTTGTCAAAAGAGCCGAATGCATGA
- the hypA gene encoding hydrogenase maturation nickel metallochaperone HypA, protein MHEVSIAQGMLDIAIDNCKKQGYGSIESIKVKIGRASGVVPDSLHFAFEALKPGTIAEKAVLTIIEVPVSGFCKGCGKHFTVEEKYVIECPLCGDPSFQVETGRELNIDEMEVV, encoded by the coding sequence ATGCATGAGGTGTCGATTGCGCAGGGAATGCTCGATATCGCTATCGACAACTGTAAGAAGCAGGGGTATGGAAGTATTGAATCCATAAAGGTCAAAATAGGAAGGGCATCCGGTGTCGTGCCTGATTCACTCCATTTTGCCTTCGAAGCATTAAAACCCGGAACAATTGCGGAGAAGGCTGTGCTCACCATAATTGAAGTGCCTGTCAGTGGCTTCTGCAAGGGATGCGGAAAACATTTCACTGTCGAAGAAAAATACGTTATTGAGTGTCCCTTGTGCGGAGATCCGTCATTCCAGGTTGAGACCGGCCGGGAGCTGAATATCGATGAGATGGAGGTTGTCTGA
- the hypB gene encoding hydrogenase nickel incorporation protein HypB, which translates to MKVKVVTNILEANDRIAAENRKLFSDAGVFVMNIMSGPGAGKTSLLERTIQALAGILRIGVIEGDIAGSDDAERIEKHGVPVVQINTGGGCHLDANMIREVLDEFPLKELDLLIIENVGNLVCPAEFNLGENMKVMLLSIAEGHDKPLKYPLMFQESSALVLNKIDLAPYTDADLGKIKKDSLSLNPNLKIFEVSCKTGDGIGEWTAWLQTLVK; encoded by the coding sequence ATGAAAGTGAAGGTTGTCACTAATATTCTTGAGGCGAATGACAGGATTGCCGCGGAAAACAGGAAGCTGTTCAGCGATGCAGGCGTCTTTGTAATGAATATCATGAGCGGGCCGGGTGCAGGAAAGACCTCACTCCTGGAGAGGACGATTCAGGCACTGGCCGGTATACTACGGATCGGCGTCATAGAAGGCGACATCGCCGGATCGGACGATGCGGAGAGGATAGAAAAGCACGGGGTCCCGGTTGTCCAGATAAATACCGGCGGCGGCTGCCATCTTGATGCGAATATGATACGTGAGGTTCTTGATGAATTCCCGCTGAAAGAGCTTGATCTGCTGATCATAGAGAATGTCGGGAATCTTGTGTGCCCGGCTGAATTCAATCTGGGCGAGAACATGAAGGTGATGCTGCTCAGTATTGCGGAAGGACATGACAAGCCGCTCAAATATCCTCTGATGTTTCAGGAGTCCTCTGCACTGGTTTTGAACAAGATCGACCTTGCCCCCTATACTGATGCGGACCTCGGAAAGATCAAAAAGGATTCGCTTTCCCTCAACCCGAACCTGAAGATATTCGAGGTGTCATGCAAGACCGGGGACGGCATCGGTGAATGGACAGCCTGGCTTCAGACTCTGGTGAAGTAA